AGTCGATGCCGGTGCGCTGGCCAAAGCCTTGGGGGTGCATAAAGCCGTGCAGGACGTCGATGCCCATCTCGTGCGCCAGCGTGTAGTAGTACACGTTGCTCGACACCGCCATGCCGCTGCGCAAGTCCACGTGCCCCAAATGGCGCTCGCCCACGCTGCGAAAACGTTGGTTGCCCAGCACCCAAAAGCCCGGGTCATAGACCGTGGTTTCGGGGCGGCGCAGCCCCAGCTCCAGCCCGGCCAAGGCCATGAAGGGCTTGAAGGTTGAGCCCGGCGGATAGGTGCCGCGCAAAGCCCGGTTGAACAGCGGGCGCTCGATCGACTCGTTCAGGGCGCGCCATTCTTCCACGCCGATGCCATCGACAAAAGAATTGGGGTCAAAACTGGGCATGCTCACGAAAGCCAGCACCTCGCCGTTGCGCACGTCGATGGCCACCAAGGCACCGCGGCGCGCGCCAAACAGTTGTTCCACCAAGTGCTGCAAGCGCGCATCCAGCGTCAGGCGCAGCGTTTGGCCGGTGCGGGCGGGCACGGTCTCGAGCGTGCGCAGCACCTGGCCGTGCGAGTTGATCTCGACCCGGCGAAACCCGGTGCTGCCGTGCAGCAACGCTTCGTGGCTTTGCTCCACCCCCAGTCTGCCGATGTGGTCGGAGCCCCGGTAGTTGGCTTGCTTTTCGGGCGGCCATTCGGCCATGCGCTCGCGGTCGCGCTGGTTGATGCGCCCCACATGTCCGACCACATGAGCCGCTGACGCACCCAGCGGGTAGTAGCGCAGGTGCCGCGCCTGGATCGAGACCCCGGGCAGGCGAAACAGTTGCGCCGCCAGCACCGACATTTCTTCGGGCGTCAGCCGACTGCGCAGCGGCAGCGAGGCAAAGCGGTGCGATTCGGCGCGCAGGCGTTGAAAGCGGCGCAACTCGCCCGGGGTGATCGGCACCAGCTCGGCCAGCGTCTGCAGGGTGTGGTCCATGTCGGCCACCAAAGCCGGCGTGATTTCGAGCGTAAACACCGCCAGGCTGTCGGCCAGCAGAACACCGTGGCGGTCCACGATC
This sequence is a window from Serpentinimonas maccroryi. Protein-coding genes within it:
- the mrdA gene encoding penicillin-binding protein 2: MHDVELQLLRFRRRAQIALVVVLLALGLLALRMYVLQIQRHADLQTRAESNRTAVIPLPPLRGQIVDRHGVLLADSLAVFTLEITPALVADMDHTLQTLAELVPITPGELRRFQRLRAESHRFASLPLRSRLTPEEMSVLAAQLFRLPGVSIQARHLRYYPLGASAAHVVGHVGRINQRDRERMAEWPPEKQANYRGSDHIGRLGVEQSHEALLHGSTGFRRVEINSHGQVLRTLETVPARTGQTLRLTLDARLQHLVEQLFGARRGALVAIDVRNGEVLAFVSMPSFDPNSFVDGIGVEEWRALNESIERPLFNRALRGTYPPGSTFKPFMALAGLELGLRRPETTVYDPGFWVLGNQRFRSVGERHLGHVDLRSGMAVSSNVYYYTLAHEMGIDVLHGFMHPQGFGQRTGIDLVGEGRGLLPNQAWKRSAYSHPAQQRWFPGDTVAVGIGQGYSAFTMLQLAHATATLANGGVRHQPHLGLRAYALGEPRGRELATHQGTPMGWQSQNLQAVLEAMEAVNLPGGTAAGVFAGAPYRSGGKTGTAQAVGIGQRERYDAAQLEEHQRSHSLYIGFAPLEAPTVALAVIVENAGFGSVAAAPIARRVFDYLLLGLYPSEADIAATALGQTRAPTGLQRLAREVAWPGRPAPPAPQPAPAVQPALVSQPAPATQPAAVPR